One genomic region from Colletotrichum lupini chromosome 7, complete sequence encodes:
- a CDS encoding eukaryotic initiation factor 4E, protein MATSVQTPTNPDQQVDLSTIPISPEGGEKSETKENDSEKPVTVFHDKENFNVKHPLQNKWTLWFTKPPSGKGDNWNDLLKEVITFNSVEEFWGVYNNIAPVSELALKSDYHLFKAGVRPEWEDAQNKHGGKWSYQFKEKRSIPIDDLWLHVMLAAIGETLEAEDDGEVMGVVVNVRKAFFRIGVWTRTIGKSIPGRGDGDVAGGKGRSQDKGRDILLNIGKRFKDILNLPANEVVEFSGHTDSAHSGSSRAKAKHTV, encoded by the exons ATGGCGACTTCTGTGCAAACACCCACGAACCCCGACCAGCAGGTCGACCTCTCCACCATTCCCATCTCCCCCGAGGGTGGTGAGAAGAGCGAGACCAAGGAGAACGACTCGGAGAAGCCCGTTACCGTTTTCCACGACAAGGAGAACTTCAACGTCAAGCACCCTCTGCAGAACAAGTGGACTCTCTGGTTCACCAAGCCACCCAGCGGAAAG GGCGACAACTGGAATGACCTTCTGAAGGAGGTCATCACCTTCAACTCAGTCGAGGAGTTTTGGGGTGTCTAT AACAACATCGCCCCTGTCTCCGAGCTTGCCCTCAAGTCCGACTACCATCTCTTCAAGGCCGGCGTCCGCCCCGAGTGGGAGGATGCTCAGAACAAGCACGGCGGCAAGTGGTCCTACCAGTTCAAGGAGAAGCGCAGCATCCCCATCGACGATCTCTGGCTTCACGTCATGTTGGCCGCTATTGGCGAGACCCTCGAGGCTGAAGACGACGGAGAGGTCATGGGTGTTGTCGTCAACGTCCGCAAGGCTTTCTTCCGTATTGGTGTCTGGACCCGTACCATTGGCAAGAGCATTCCTGGCCGTGGTGACGGAGACGTGGCTGGTGGCAAGGGACGTTCGCAGGATAAGGGCCGTGACATCCTCCTGAACATTGGCAAGCGCTTCAAGGACATCCTGAACCTCCCCGCCAACGAGGTTGTCGAGTTCTCCGGCCACACGGACAGCGCACACAGCGGAAGCAGCCGTGCAAAGGCCAAGCACACTGTCTAA